GTAGACGACGTCCTCGTCGCGGTCGACGAACCGCATGTTCTCGCGCAGGTACTCGGTGCCGCGCTCGGCCACGCCGAGGAAGTCCTCGTCGCCGGTGAGCAGGTACGCCGAGGCCATGCCGTAGACCAGCCGGGAGATGGTGTCGGTCTCCTGGACGTGGTCGTCGGCCTTGTCGCCGCCCAGGCGCAGGATCGTGCGGTAGTCGGCGAAGTCGACGGGGTTGGCCGCGCCGAACTGGGCGTGGCGGTAGAACCGGGCCAGCTCGCGCAGCTGGCGCTGCCACCAGTCGGGTTCCTCGAACCGGTAGGCGTGGCCGGGGCCGACGAGCACGACCCGCTTGGCGTCGAACGCGGTGCCGCCCCGTTCCGGGTAGAACACGCCGTGCACGAACACGTGCCGGCCGGGCAGCAGCAGGTCGGACATCGGTTCGGGCACGCCCACCGGCGGCTCGCCGAGGTTGTGGACCATCTCCGCGCGGGTCTCGCGCGTGATCCCGGCCCGCACCCGGCGGTCGTCGCTGGTGCGCAGGTCGAGCGCGCCGCGGGTCGGGTCGTACCCGACCACGTAGCCGGCGACCAGGTCGGAGAACACGAAGTCCAGGCGGTTGTCAGCGACCATCGGTCGTCCAATCGGTGCGGTGTCGGAGTGGCGGACTCGCGGTGTCTGAGTGGAGGACACGCGGTGTCTGAGTGGAGGACACGCGGTGTCTGAGTGGAGGACACGCGGTGTCCGAGTGGAGGACACGCGGGGGTTGAGTGTGGAATTCGGGGGGGCTGGAGGTTCGACACGAGGGGGCTGGGGGTTCGACTCGCGCGGGTCAGGGGGCGGCGTGGCGCGGGGGTGGGGCGGTGCCGAAGCCGCGCAGCATGCGTTGGCGGGAGCGCAGGGTGCCCACCGGGGCGCGGGCGGCGATGAGGTCGATCAGGGTGCGGGCGAACAGGTGGGCGGCGTCGGCGCTGCGGCCGGTGACCAGGTCGCCGTCGACCACGACGTCCTGGTCCGTGTAGGCGGCGCCCATGTTGCGCACGTCGCCGATCAGGTTGTTGTGGCAGGTGACGCGGCGGCCGGCGACGACCTCGGGGATGGGGGCCACCAGCCACATGCCGTGGCAGATCAGGCCCTTGAGGACGCCGGGGGTGGCGAAGGCGCGTTCGAGGAGTCGGACGGCGGGTGCCTTGGTGTTGACGTCCTCGGTGTAGCGCAGGCGGTCGGACACCATGCCCGAGGGCACGATGATCGCGTCGTAGCCGCGCAGCGCGGCGTCGTCCACGGCCTCCAGGTCGCCGGTGACGGTCAGCGGCACCTGGTGCTCGTGGCCGGTGAAGGTGATCGATTCCCGCCCCCACAGCCGGGTCAGGTAGTCGATCGCGGCGCCCTCCTCGGCGAACCGGCGCTCGTAGTAGGCGATCTCCGGCTCGACGTAGTCGGTCTCCATCAGGATCGCGACGGTGCGGCCGGACAGCCGGCCGTCCTCGCGCCGCGGCAGGTTCGGCATGACAGGTTCCCCCCGCTACTTCGTGACCAGGTCGACCAGGAACGGACCGGTGGCGGTGAGCATCCGCCGCACCGCGCCCGCCACCTGGCCGGGCTTCTCCACGCGCATGCCGTCCACGCCCAGGGCGCGCGCCAGCTCGACGAACCCGATCTCGGGCCGGCCCAGGTCGAACCCGGTGGGGTACTCGTGCCGGTCGATGCCGCGCTCGCGCCAGTACTCCTCGATGTTGCGGTCGAGCAGTTCGTAGCGGTGGTTGTTGCAGATGACGAACTTGGCGGCCACGCCCTCGCGGGCCGCGGTCCACAGCGCCTGGATGGTGTACATGGAGCCGCCGTCGCCGGTGAAGCCGATGACGTCGGCGTCGGGCCGGGCCAGCTTGGCGCCGATGGCGCCGGGGATGCCGACGCCCAGCGACCCGCCGCGGGTGAGGAAGTAGTTGCCCTTCACCCGCGGTGGCAGGTACTTGGTCAGGGCGGGCGACGCGGTCAGCGCCTCGTCGAAGATCACCAGGTCGCTGCCGCCCTGCTCGGCCAGCTCGGCGGCGAACAGCTCCGCGATCGGCGCGTCCTGCTCGGGCCTGGGCCGCCGCCACACGGCCGAGGAGCGCGCGGTGGGCCGGCGGCCGGCGGCGTGCAGCCGTTCGCCCAGCGCCGCCAGGGTGGGCTTCGGGTCGGCGGCCAGGGCCACGTCCACCGGGTGGTTCTTGGCGATCTCGTGGGTGTCCAGGTCGACGTGGACGACCTGCGCGTCGGCCCGGAAGGGGTTGTGCAGCACCGGGAACACCTCGGGGAAGGCGTAGGTGCCCACGATGAGCACGGCGTCGGCGTCGGCGACCTGCCGCTCGCTGTGCGCGCCGAACATGTGGCCGAGCTGGCCCCGCCACAGCGGGTGGGTGTTGTCCATGTTCAGCTCGGAGGAGTCCAGGCCCCACACGGGCGCGTCGAGCAGCTCGGCGACGCGGGTCAGCTCGTCCTGGGCGCCGGAGACCGACACGCCGTCGCCGACCAGGACCACCGGGTGGTAGGCGCCGGTCAGCGCGGCGACCGCCCGGTCCAGCTCCGCCGGCACCGGCACGACCGCCTGGCTGGGCACGGTGCTGGGGCGGGCCGGCTCGGTGTTCTCCGCGTCCAGCACGTCCATCGGCAGCGCGACGAACACCGGGCCGCGCGGCGCGGTCATGGCGGTCTTCACCGCCCGGCGCAGCGTGCGCAGCAGCGACGCCGGGTGGGTCACCCGGGTGGCCCACTTGGTCACCGGCCGCGCCATGGCGACCAGGTCGGTGGCCATCTGCGCGTCCATCGCGTCGTAGCGCACCCCGGCCTCGCCGGCGACGACCACCAGCGGCGAGTGGCCGCGCAGCGCCTGGTACAGCATGCCGACGCCGTTGCCGAGCCCCACGCCGGTGTGCAGCTGGACCAGCGCGGGCCCGCCGGTGGCCCGGGCGTAGCCGTCGGCCACCGCGATGGCGACGGTCTCCTGCAGCGCCAGCACGTACTCGAAGCCCGGCACGCCGTCCAGGATGTCCAGGAAGCCCTCCTCGACGGTGCCCGGGTTGCCGAACATCCGGGTGAAGCCGTCCGCGGCGAACTGCTCGAAGACGGCCACCTTCCCCGGCCTCGCGGTCATGACCGCTCCCCTCCCGATCCGTTGTGGCGGGTCACCAGCCGAACCGGCGCAGGCCCGATTCCAGGACCTCGACCAGCTTCTCCCCGGCCGGGAACGAGTCCGGCGTGGAGCGGGCGGTGATGAACGGGTAGTCGACGATCACCGACACCTCCTTGCCGACGTTGCCGTGGTAGCGACCATCGGGGCCGGTGGCGTCGCGCAGGACGTACTCCAGCGGGAACGGCGGCGGGCCCATGTTGAAGTCGACGCCGACGAAGCCGGTGCCGTCCTTGTAGTCGTACTCCTTGCAGTGGCCCGTGACGTGCTTGCCCCAGATGATCGACCGCCGGTCCTCCCAGTCGCGGGCGAACGCCAGCGGCGTGACGCCGTAGCACTCGCCGACGATCGGCTTGTCCGCCCGCAGGAACGCCAGGACCAGCTCGTGCAGCCGCTCGTTGTTGCCCAGGTCCACGATCGGGCCCGAGCCGCCGACGACGACCAGGGCGTCGAACTGCCGGATGTCGTCGTCGAGGTTGGCCAGCTCCCGGTGGTACGCCTCCAGCCGGCGCAGGTGGTCGGGCTCGCTGAAGTAGGGGCGCTCCGGGATCCACTCGGCCAGGCTGATCGGGTTGTCCAGGCGGGACGACTCGTCCAGCTCCTTGGCCGCGACCGCGACCTCCGGCGTGGTCACCGAGCGACCCAGCGGCGGGTCGACGTAGCCGGGGTCGAGGCTGGGCGGCAGCGCGCGGGCCCGGGCGCCGGTGGGCGTGGCGAACACCGACTGGTAGCCCTGCTCGTCGAACGTGGCGACCGGGCCGAGCAGTTCCTC
This portion of the Saccharothrix syringae genome encodes:
- a CDS encoding thiamine pyrophosphate-binding protein — protein: MTARPGKVAVFEQFAADGFTRMFGNPGTVEEGFLDILDGVPGFEYVLALQETVAIAVADGYARATGGPALVQLHTGVGLGNGVGMLYQALRGHSPLVVVAGEAGVRYDAMDAQMATDLVAMARPVTKWATRVTHPASLLRTLRRAVKTAMTAPRGPVFVALPMDVLDAENTEPARPSTVPSQAVVPVPAELDRAVAALTGAYHPVVLVGDGVSVSGAQDELTRVAELLDAPVWGLDSSELNMDNTHPLWRGQLGHMFGAHSERQVADADAVLIVGTYAFPEVFPVLHNPFRADAQVVHVDLDTHEIAKNHPVDVALAADPKPTLAALGERLHAAGRRPTARSSAVWRRPRPEQDAPIAELFAAELAEQGGSDLVIFDEALTASPALTKYLPPRVKGNYFLTRGGSLGVGIPGAIGAKLARPDADVIGFTGDGGSMYTIQALWTAAREGVAAKFVICNNHRYELLDRNIEEYWRERGIDRHEYPTGFDLGRPEIGFVELARALGVDGMRVEKPGQVAGAVRRMLTATGPFLVDLVTK
- a CDS encoding DJ-1/PfpI family protein is translated as MPNLPRREDGRLSGRTVAILMETDYVEPEIAYYERRFAEEGAAIDYLTRLWGRESITFTGHEHQVPLTVTGDLEAVDDAALRGYDAIIVPSGMVSDRLRYTEDVNTKAPAVRLLERAFATPGVLKGLICHGMWLVAPIPEVVAGRRVTCHNNLIGDVRNMGAAYTDQDVVVDGDLVTGRSADAAHLFARTLIDLIAARAPVGTLRSRQRMLRGFGTAPPPRHAAP
- a CDS encoding type 1 glutamine amidotransferase domain-containing protein; this encodes MTKKILIVLSEYGYWGEELLGPVATFDEQGYQSVFATPTGARARALPPSLDPGYVDPPLGRSVTTPEVAVAAKELDESSRLDNPISLAEWIPERPYFSEPDHLRRLEAYHRELANLDDDIRQFDALVVVGGSGPIVDLGNNERLHELVLAFLRADKPIVGECYGVTPLAFARDWEDRRSIIWGKHVTGHCKEYDYKDGTGFVGVDFNMGPPPFPLEYVLRDATGPDGRYHGNVGKEVSVIVDYPFITARSTPDSFPAGEKLVEVLESGLRRFGW